A single Vigna radiata var. radiata cultivar VC1973A chromosome 8, Vradiata_ver6, whole genome shotgun sequence DNA region contains:
- the LOC106770509 gene encoding uncharacterized protein LOC106770509: protein MASWNFRAPSSSQNIDEEEPLILDNFDDFSTDDEMDNLLRDEHDDDDQMTQSSQHVILELHEQYHNDCQWRLRVGYIKVRKYWDIKNIEGQHTCFSNILSQDHTNLDSTHIAAIVSNFVHTNPSIPIKSLIADIKARFGYSVSYRIAWIAKQKALAMEFGDWEESYNHLPRWLHAVKEANPGTILQCTGSPVEIDGQTDNNCYIMERVFWSFGPCIQGFKYCKPILQVDGTFLTGKYHGTLLTAMSQDGNRNLFPVAFAIVEGETKETMIWFFQLLREHVCPQPNICIITDRGKGILSALRSEEVGWEEDGLNSVYCIRHLASNFNKKFKNHELKKQFINLVNITVQNYYIRTAYEVKQPTVTAKLTALRHHYPQQVAWIDKIPLNKWSQAFDGGRRCGHMTTNFPECMNSVLKGARSLPICALIKTTFERTQSWFLERGLTGHQFPEEIADIIRKSQQQSTFCHVHRYNRENSEFDVQEISTPHQYRPHPISYKVRLNEWWCDCGHFQATRLPCHHVIAXXAXXHIPLTQVIDPVYSLNNIYKAYEVQFHPIQNEDYWSAYRGPNFIPYPHMRRKALGKPSTKRIPNEMDQSTPDQPKKCSYCRNEGHHRGNCPFRQ, encoded by the exons ATGGCATCGTGGAACTTCAGAGCACCTTCGTCATCACAAaacattgatgaagaagaacctTTGATACTAGATAATTTTGATGATTTCAGCACAGATGATGAAATGGATAACTTACTTCGCGATGAACACGATGATGACGATCAAATGACACAGTCATCTCAGCATGTCATTCTAGAACTGCATGAGC AATACCACAACGACTGTCAATGGCGATTGAGGGTAGGCTATATCAAAGTCCGTAAATACTGGGATATCAAAAATATTGAGGGCCAACATACCTGTTTCTCAAACATACTATCTCAAGATCATACAAATCTTGATAGTACTCACATTGCCGCAATTGTATCAAATTTTGTCCACACAAACCCCTCCATTCCCATCAAAAGTTTGATTGCAGATATTAAAGCTCGATTCGGATATTCCGTGTCATACAGAATAGCTTGGATCGCAAAGCAAAAGGCTCTTGCTATGGAGTTTGGTGATTGGGAAGAGTCTTATAACCATCTACCGAGGTGGTTGCACGCGGTGAAGGAAGCAAACCCTGGTACAATATTACAGTGCACTGGTTCTCCAGTGGAGATTGATGGACAAACAGACAATAATTGCTACATTATGGAAAGAGTTTTTTGGTCTTTCGGTCCTTGCATACAAggattcaaatattgtaaaccCATTCTCCAAGTCGATGGGACATTTCTAACGGGAAAATATCATGGAACTTTGCTCACCGCCATGAGTCAGGATGGCAATAGAAATCTTTTTCCAGTAGCATTTGCAATTGTAGAAGGTGAGACAAAGGAGACCATGATATGGTTCTTTCAACTACTTCGAGAACATGTTTGCCCTCAACCAAATATTTGCATCATCACTGACAGAGGAAAGGGTATCTTATCCGCTTTAAGATCAGAAGAAGTTGGTTGGGAAGAAGATGGTTTGAACTCTGTTTATTGCATACGTCATCTAGCCTCCAACTtcaacaaaaaattcaaaaatcacgAACTCAAAAAGCAATTCATCAATTTAG TTAACATAACTGTACAAAATTACTACATCCGTACAGCTTACGAGGTCAAGCAACCTACTGTTACGGCAAAACTTACTGCACTAAGACACCATTACCCACAACAAGTTGCTTGGATAGATAAAATTCCATTAAATAAATGGTCTCAAGCTTTTGATGGAGGGAGAAGATGTGGACATATGACCACTAATTTTCCTGAGTGCATGAACTCTGTTTTAAAGGGAGCACGTTCATTACCAATTTGTGCACTCATCAAAACAACATTTGAGAGGACACAATCATGGTTTCTTGAACGAGGACTAACAGGCCACCAATTTCCTGAAGAAATCGCCGACATTATTAGGAAAAGTCAACAACAATCAACATTTTGTCATGTTCATCGCTACAACCGTGAAAATTCAGAATTTGatgttcaagaaatttcaacacctCACCAATATCGCCCACATCCAATTTCCTATAAGGTCAGGCTAAATGAATGGTGGTGTGATTGTGGTCACTTCCAAGCTACTCGTCTCCCATGTCATCATGTCATTGCNNTTTGNGCAANTTNGCATATACCACTAACCCAAGTAATCGATCCAGTGTATAGCCTTAATAACATTTACAAGGCATACGAAGTACAATTTCACCCAATCCAAAATGAAGATTATTGGTCTGCGTATAGAGGTCCAAACTTCATACCATATCCTCATATGCGACGCAAGGCATTAGGAAAACCGTCTACAAAAAGGATTCCTAATGAGATGGATCAATCCACTCCAGATCAGCCGAAAAAATGCTCTTACTGCCGCAACGAAGGTCATCATAGGGGAAATTGTCCTTTTCGTCaatag
- the LOC106770508 gene encoding receptor-like protein 12: MRTGLVSPLLAMPLFWLCLCNDLFVVSGLCHDDQRSLLLQLKNNLTFSFESSTKVKSWNPSNDCCGWIGVSCDKEGHVTSLDLSGELITGGFGNSSSLFSLQHLHKLNLAFNNFSSVIPFGFNKLENLTYLNLSCAGFLGQIPIEISQMTRLVTLDLSSLLCSTEQELNLGNPNLRKLVRNLTSIRQLYLDGVSISAAGHEWSNALMSLHDLQEVSMARCNLSGPLYSSLARLENLSVIVLDGNNLSSTVPETFAYLKFLTILSLSSCQLTGTFPQNIFKIVTLSVVDISLNNNLQGFFPDFPQGSLQTLRVSDTSFSGAFPNSIGNMKNLTELDFSYCRFSGALPNSLSNLTELSYLDLSYNNFTGRIPSFEKVDKLTYLDLSNNGLSGAVPSSSHFEGLNNLVSIDLGYNSISGSIPSSLFTLPQLQKIMLSHNQFGQLDEFTNESSSKLIILDLGSNHLSGSLPTSIYQLSRLNILILSSNKLNGTMNLDKLSELRNLTTLDLSYNNLLVDVNVTNAEPSYFPSIHNLKLASCNLKSFPDFLRNHSRIASLDLSDNHIQGIVPSWIWKLQDLESLNISHNLLTHLGGPLKNFSSKFVILDLHDNKLQGPIPTVLENAIYLDFSSNKFNSVIPQDFGNHLLSTFFLSLSNNTLSGSIPDSLCNAASLHVLDLSNNNISGTIPSCLMAMNESLGVLNLRKNKLTGPIPDTFSDACFLRTLDLHNNKLDGKIPKSLSNCTSLEVLDLGNNKIMDGFPCLLKNISTLRVLVLRENNLHGHIGCPKTNGTWYMLQIVDLAINNFTGKLPGNSFTRWEAMMSHENQAESKHIQYQLLQYIYYRDSVTVTIKGQRMDLIKILTVFTSIDFSSNHFEGEIPNDLFEFKALHTLNMSNNAFSGKIPQSIRNLKELESLDLSNNLLEGNIPTELATLSFLSFLDLSFNHLVGKIPTGTQLQSFPASSFQGNDGLYGPPLTEELDGTEPEPGVLQEHKTTVSTIEWNFISVEVGLIFGHGMIFGPLLFWKQWRIWYWKVINKILCWVFPQLYFEYVTKRGQTYATLRWQH, encoded by the coding sequence ATGAGAACTGGGCTAGTCTCACCACTTCTGGCGATGCCATTGTTTTGGCTGTGCCTCTGTAACGACCTCTTTGTGGTTTCTGGCCTTTGTCATGATGATCAGAGGTCGTTGCTGCTCCAGCTCAAAAACAACCTCACCTTCTCCTTTGAAAGCAGCACCAAAGTAAAGTCATGGAATCCATCTAATGATTGTTGCGGCTGGATAGGGGTATCTTGTGATAAGGAGGGACACGTTACTTCTCTTGACCTCAGTGGAGAATTAATCACCGGTGGTTTTGGCAATTCAAGTAGCCTTTTCAGTCTTCAACATCTCCACAAATTGAATTTGGCTTTTAATAATTTCAGTTCGGTCATTCCATTTGGATTTAACAAGTTGGAAAATTTGACTTATCTGAATTTGTCATGTGCGGGCTTTCTGGGTCAGATTCCAATAGAGATTTCTCAAATGACAAGGTTGGTTACTCTTgatctctcttctcttctctgttCAACTGAACAAGAGCTGAACCTGGGGAACCCAAATCTACGAAAGCTTGTCCGAAATCTAACCAGTATTAGGCAACTGTATTTGGATGGCGTAAGTATATCAGCTGCAGGACATGAATGGTCCAACGCTTTGATGTCACTGCATGACCTACAAGAAGTTAGCATGGCACGGTGTAATCTCTCAGGACCCCTGTATTCTTCTCTGGCAAGACTTGAGAATCTATCCGTAATTGTTCTTGATGGGAACAATTTATCATCAACAGTGCCAGAAACATTTGCCTATTTGAAATTTCTGACCATCCTAAGTCTTTCTTCTTGTCAGTTGACTGGAACATTTCCTCAGAATATCTTCAAGATTGTAACATTGTCAGTTGTTGACATATCTTTAAACAACAATCTCCAAGGTTTCTTTCCAGACTTCCCTCAAGGATCTCTTCAGACCTTAAGAGTAAGTGACACAAGCTTCTCTGGAGCATTTCCAAACTCTATTGGGAACATGAAGAACTTAACTGAATTGGATTTTTCATATTGTCGATTTAGCGGAGCGCTTCCCAATTCACTGTCAAACCTCACAGAACTCAGTTACCTGGACTTGTCATATAACAACTTCACAGGTCGAATTCCATCATTTGAAAAGGTCGACAAACTTACCTACTTAGACCTTTCTAATAATGGTTTGAGTGGTGCAGTTCCATCATCTTCTCACTTTGAAGGACTGAACAATCTAGTTAGCATTGATTTGGGTTATAACTCGATTAGTGGGAGcattccttcttctctttttacaCTCCCACAGCTGCAAAAAATTATGCTTTCCCATAATCAGTTTGGTCAACTAGATGAATTCACAAATGAGTCTTCTTCTAAATTAATAATACTCGATTTAGGTAGCAATCATCTATCAGGGTCTCTTCCAACATCTATATACCAACTCAGTAGACTCAATATCCTAATACTTTCTTCAAACAAGTTAAATGGGACTATGAATCTAGATAAGCTTTCAGAGCTCAGAAATTTAACCACATTAGATCTTTCATACAACAACTTATTAGTCGATGTGAATGTTACAAATGCCGAGCCATCTTACTTTCCCAGCATTCACAATCTAAAGTTGGCATCCTGCAACTTGAAATCTTTCCCTGATTTCTTGAGAAATCACTCCAGAATCGCCTCTCTAGATCTTTCGGATAACCATATCCAAGGAATAGTACCCAGCTGGATTTGGAAACTACAGGATCTTGAAAGCCTTAATATTTCTCATAATTTGTTGACTCATTTGGGAGGACCTTTGAAGAATTTTTCTTCCAAGTTTGTTATCCTTGATCTTCATGATAATAAACTTCAGGGGCCAATACCTACTGTTCTTGAAAATGCGATCTATTTGGATTTCTCAAGCAACAAATTTAACTCTGTTATTCCACAAGACTTTGGTAATCACCTGCTTTCCAcattctttctctctctctcaaacaaTACTTTGAGTGGCAGTATCCCTGATTCCCTCTGCAATGCTGCAAGTCTTCACGTTCTTGATCTTTCGAATAATAACATTTCTGGAACAATTCCATCATGTTTAATGGCAATGAACGAGAGCCTTGGGGTATTAAATCTGAGAAAGAACAAACTCACGGGCCCTATCCCAGATACGTTTTCAGATGCTTGTTTTCTAAGGACTCTGgatctccataacaacaaacTAGATGGAAAGATTCCAAAATCTCTTTCAAATTGTACTTCATTAGAAGTGTTGGACCTTGGAAACAACAAGATTATGGATGGCTTTCCGTGTTTGTTGAAGAACATATCCACACTCCGGGTCTTAGTCTTACGAGAAAATAATTTGCATGGTCACATTGGATGTCCAAAGACCAACGGTACATGGTATATGCTTCAAATAGTGGATCTGGCAATCAACAATTTCACTGGAAAGCTACCTGGAAACTCCTTCACAAGGTGGGAGGCAATGATGTCTCATGAAAACCAAGCTGAATCCAAACATATCCAATATCAGCttcttcaatatatatattatcgtGACTCAGTGACAGTTACAATAAAAGGTCAACGGATGGATCTGATTAAGATTCTAACTGTCTTCACTTCGATCGACTTCTCATCCAACCATTTTGAAGGGGAAATACCAAATGACTTATTTGAGTTTAAGGCACTCCATACACTTAACATGTCAAATAATGCTTTTTCTGGAAAAATTCCACAATCAATTAGAAATCTGAAAGAGCTTGAGTCCTTAGACTTATCAAACAACTTACTGGAAGGAAATATTCCCACAGAACTTGCAACATTATCCTTCTTATCATTCCTGGACCTCTCCTTTAATCATTTGGTTGGAAAGATCCCAACAGGCACCCAACTTCAGTCATTTCCAGCTTCTTCCTTTCAAGGAAATGATGGGCTCTACGGTCCTCCATTGACAGAAGAACTAGATGGTACAGAGCCAGAGCCAGGGGTGTTACAAGAACACAAAACAACAGTTTCTACCATTGAGTGGAATTTTATTAGTGTGGAAGTGGGACTGATATTTGGCCATGGTATGATTTTTGGTCCACTCTTGTTTTGGAAGCAATGGAGAATATGGTATTGGAAAGTTATTAACAAAATTCTCTGTTGGGTCTTCCCTCAACTGTATTTTGAATATGTAACCAAGAGAGGTCAAACCTATGCAACTCTAAGGTGGCAACATTAA